From the Musa acuminata AAA Group cultivar baxijiao chromosome BXJ3-7, Cavendish_Baxijiao_AAA, whole genome shotgun sequence genome, one window contains:
- the LOC135643815 gene encoding mitogen-activated protein kinase kinase kinase 18-like, with translation MGSSSSISITSKKPFPVEPFSHAPLPPLATSPLSLLSHVLLFTARLTIYTGPAVSAALYPLRSLLTPGSCLSSPYQPFSMEGRRRRDSRSWVRGRVIGSGSFGTVCLALDESSGEVFAVKSVPLHSSNPAPTLALDNEIRLLKSLRSPYVVEYLGDDTTREARAGACRNLHMEYMPCGTAADLETARKKKGNCPMDELEVRAYVRCVACALRYLHDVAGVVHCDVKGRNVLLGRAPGVAKLADFGAAVRISDGGERNRVRGTPLWMAPEVARGERPRPASDVWSLGCTVIEMATGAQPWPDYTPKDAEAAMFFVGYGDKLPEFPPWLSELGRDFLDKCLRRNATERWTAEQLLRHPFLAEADIETPRGVLEWANSEFRDDADDCSRENYSTDYRSVADSIDLMACGGERVRELASSVGIIGWDSDGWEEVRSAEEHNWAGDGRTELVVGGWRGEEGGRTCSEYSNCCSVGMADEDRAGSAAAAPLCGSCNGGSVGLHGTDDLNRKVFFGWCGLLLLLHVKVDVPMHSSFIIATFSVVSENGLFL, from the coding sequence ATGGGTTCGTCGTCGTCCATTTCCATTACGTCAAAGAAACCGTTTCCGGTGGAGCCTTTTTCCCACGCCCCGCTCCCACCGTTGGCCACTTCccccctttctctcctctctcacGTGCTCTTATTTACTGCACGCCTAACTATATATACCGGTCCTGCCGTTTCTGCTGCCCTCTATCCGCTCCGTTCCCTTCTCACTCCCGGCTCCTGTCTTAGCTCACCATACCAGCCTTTCTCCATGgagggccgccgccgccgcgataGCAGGAGTTGGGTGAGGGGGCGAGTCATCGGAAGCGGTTCCTTCGGTACCGTCTGCCTCGCCTTGGACGAATCCAGCGGCGAAGTCTTCGCCGTCAAGTCCGTCCCTCTGCATTCCTCCAACCCCGCTCCGACCCTTGCTCTCGATAACGAGATTCGTCTCCTCAAGTCCCTCCGCTCGCCTTACGTCGTCGAGTACCTCGGCGACGACACCACCCGCGAAGCTCGCGCCGGCGCGTGCCGCAACTTGCACATGGAGTACATGCCCTGCGGCACCGCGGCGGACTTGGAGACTgcgaggaagaagaaggggaattgCCCCATGGACGAGCTCGAGGTGCGAGCTTACGTTCGGTGCGTCGCCTGCGCGCTTCGTTACCTCCACGACGTCGCCGGCGTCGTGCACTGCGACGTCAAGGGCCGGAACGTGCTTCTAGGCCGAGCTCCCGGCGTCGCTAAGCTCGCGGACTTCGGCGCCGCGGTGAGGATTTCCGATGGAGGCGAGCGTAACAGGGTGCGGGGAACGCCGCTGTGGATGGCGCCGGAGGTCGCGAGGGGGGAGCGGCCGAGGCCAGCGTCGGACGTGTGGTCGCTCGGCTGCACGGTCATCGAGATGGCGACCGGAGCGCAGCCGTGGCCGGACTACACGCCCAAGGATGCCGAGGCTGCTATGTTCTTCGTCGGCTACGGCGACAAGCTGCCGGAATTCCCTCCCTGGCTGTCGGAGCTCGGCCGCGATTTTCTCGACAAGTGTTTGAGAAGGAACGCGACCGAGAGGTGGACGGCGGAGCAGCTACTGCGGCACCCGTTCTTAGCTGAAGCAGACATCGAGACGCCTAGGGGAGTGCTCGAGTGGGCCAATTCGGAGTTCCGTGACGACGCCGACGATTGCAGCAGGGAAAACTACAGCACGGACTACAGAAGCGTTGCGGATTCCATTGATCTGATGGCTTGTGGAGGAGAGAGAGTGAGGGAGTTGGCTTCGAGTGTGGGAATTATAGGGTGGGATAGTGATGGTTGGGAGGAAGTGAGGAGCGCAGAGGAGCACAATTGGGCAGGGGATGGAAGAACAGAATTGGTCGTGGGTGGGTggaggggagaagaaggggggaGGACATGCTCGGAATATTCCAATTGCTGCAGCGTGGGAATGGCTGACGAGGATAGGGCTGGcagtgctgctgctgctcctctaTGTGGCTCTTGTAATGGCGGTTCGGTCGGTTTACATGGGACCGATGATCTCAATAGGAAGGTGTTCTTTGGATGGTGTGGTTTACTGTTACTCCTACATGTGAAAGTTGATGTTCCCATGCACTCGTCCTTTATCATTGCAACATTCTCCGTAGTTTCGGAGAATGGATTATTTTTGTGA
- the LOC135642354 gene encoding pectinesterase/pectinesterase inhibitor PPE8B-like, whose protein sequence is MTPSLLYPFRSNTGIMASSRPTFASLFLLLLLLLLTSAQGSSLNTTAWHPECETPKAPRRVSSSASSFVPSADFVSTLQSTLEEIKKVMSLVSTFSGVLGGDLRLSSAVDDCLDLLDLSSDELTWTLSASQRTTASASASGAGNRRSDLRSWMSAALGNQDTCKEGLDGTGGLVETLVAGGLDMVTSLVSDGLREIAAGGGTGGKGGSRRLMGFPEWVSAADRRLLQAQPTTVADAVVAQDGSGNYTTVEAAVAAAPTEGARRYVIHVKKGVYKENVEVKKKKWNLMLVGDGMGQTVISGSRSYVDGWTTYRSATFAVAGKGFIARDLTIENTAGPQKHQAVALRSDSDLSVFYRCEFSGYQDTLYAHSLRQFFRECRVTGTVDFVFGNAAAVFQNCQLFLRRPLPEQKNSVTAQGRKDPNQNTGFSFQFCNVSADADLVGFTNSTPTYLGRPWKEYSRTVFMQSYLGSLIRPEGWLEWNAEFALDTLYYAEYMNYGPGSGLGNRVKWPGYHALSDPAMVANFTVAQFIDGNMWLPSTGVKYTAGLTV, encoded by the exons ATGACTCCCTCCCTCCTCTATCCTTTCCGCAGCAATACCGGCATCATGGCTTCTTCCCGGCCCACCTTTGCTTCtctgttcctcctcctcctcctcctcctgttaaCGTCCGCCCAGGGCAGCTCCTTGAATACTACGGCATGGCATCCGGAATGCGAGACGCCCAAGGCACCGCGGCGGGTGTCGTCGTCGGCCAGCTCCTTCGTCCCCTCTGCCGACTTCGTCTCCACCCTGCAGTCTACCCTCGAGGAGATCAAGAAGGTCATGTCACTTGTCTCTACCTTCTCTGGAGTTCTCGGAGGTGACCTCCGCCTTTCCTCCGCCGTCGACGACTGCCTCGACCTCCTCGACCTCTCCTCCGACGAGCTCACCTGGACCCTATCTGCGTCCCAGCGCACCACCGCCTCCGCGTCTGCCTCGGGCGCCGGGAACCGCCGGTCCGATCTCCGCTCCTGGATGAGCGCCGCCCTTGGGAACCAGGACACCTGCAAGGAGGGCCTCGACGGGACCGGCGGCCTTGTCGAGACCCTCGTCGCCGGCGGCCTCGACATGGTCACCTCCCTCGTCTCCGACGGCCTCCGCGAGATCGCGGCGGGCGGAGGGACCGGCGGCAAAGGCGGCAGCAGGAGGCTGATGGGGTTCCCGGAGTGGGTGTCGGCGGCCGACCGGAGGCTGCTGCAGGCCCAGCCGACGACGGTGGCGGATGCCGTGGTGGCGCAGGACGGGAGTGGTAACTACACGACGGTAGAGGCGGCCGTGGCGGCGGCACCGACGGAGGGCGCGCGGAGGTACGTAATACACGTGAAGAAGGGGGTGTACAAGGAGAACGTggaggtgaagaagaagaagtggaaccTCATGCTCGTCGGTGACGGCATGGGCCAAACCGTCATTTCCGGCAGTCGCAGCTACGTCGACGGCTGGACCACCTACCGCAGCGCCACCTTCG CTGTCGCCGGCAAGGGGTTCATCGCCCGCGACCTGACGATCGAGAACACGGCGGGGCCACAGAAGCACCAGGCGGTAGCGCTCCGCTCCGACTCCGACCTTTCCGTCTTCTACCGCTGCGAGTTCTCCGGCTACCAGGACACCCTCTACGCCCACTCGCTGCGGCAGTTCTTCCGCGAGTGCCGCGTCACCGGCACCGTCGACTTCGTCTTCGGCAACGCCGCCGCGGTCTTCCAGAACTGCCAGCTCTTCCTTCGCCGGCCCCTCCCCGAGCAGAAGAACTCAGTGACCGCCCAGGGCCGCAAGGATCCGAACCAGAACACCGGTTTCTCCTTCCAGTTCTGCAACGTCTCCGCCGACGCCGACCTCGTCGGCTTCACCAACTCGACGCCCACGTACCTCGGCCGGCCGTGGAAGGAGTACTCCCGCACCGTGTTCATGCAGTCCTACCTGGGCTCGTTGATCCGACCGGAGGGGTGGCTGGAGTGGAACGCCGAGTTCGCCTTGGACACACTGTACTACGCCGAGTACATGAACTACGGGCCGGGTTCCGGGTTGGGGAACCGAGTCAAGTGGCCAGGCTACCATGCACTCAGCGATCCGGCCATGGTTGCCAACTTCACGGTGGCTCAGTTCATAGATGGAAACATGTGGTTGCCGTCAACTGGTGTGAAGTACACAGCTGGGTTGACCGTGTAA